The following proteins are co-located in the Enoplosus armatus isolate fEnoArm2 chromosome 10, fEnoArm2.hap1, whole genome shotgun sequence genome:
- the mcf2a gene encoding proto-oncogene DBL: MGPASLQEESEPEMESYHYLLQAGSQLESTLQQVTVPVSMKEVGGYIEKQVAYMSGGRGEDSSVIVTLPECSAFSDIPEEALTKVFTYLTLIPRTRQPGVKFIIILDRRLDTWASIKTALARIAASFPGNLHLVLVLRPTSFFHRTVTDIGFRFSQEDFMLKMPVVMLSSVTDLLRYIDENQLTSEFGGTLDYCHSDWIVLRTAIESFAVTVKDIAQMLQGFGTELAETELPDEGKTIECLLESHTDKYRKLKDAIRSVSKEGRHLLASLETSGKDDDSQWDVRLDWETVQRLLAQLRDMESAFDGFFEKHHLKLHQYLQLLRYEQSFQEMELCLGHLMAQERELSISVHTLAQTEQALKRLDGLESNAQEVMARAQIIILHGHQLSAGHHYAMALIMQRCNELRHYCDTLNAALKTKHSRLLQTHQLLLCLGQAQTWCDDGAYLLANQLVDKFQSKEGAQAALRDIERFLEGAPPMLSSGPDILAIEYEAVITPQLQPQIGETFEKHASVQQMIQNRQACLRKLADKHVRPVQLVAPRPENPPRSKSPLFSPKHGDGLKFTFDLSLPGKRASRKSPNPRKIEVIHDYQESRSCVSYSLDGEDSPDLLKRHVMRELIETERIYVEELLSVLLGYRAEMDSPALSGLLPPILRSKRDILFGNMPEIYNFHSRVFLQDLEGCLEAPEAVGACFLERKESFQMYECYCQNKPRSEALWRQFSDCAFFQECQKNLEHKLGLDSYLLKPVQRLTKYQLLLKELLKYSTDCEGTSELQGALTAMLDLLKSVNDSMHQIAITGYEGDICELGRVLMQGSFSVWISHKKGPTRMKELARFKPMQRHLFLYERALIFCKRREEHGDGCDKTPSYSFKHCLKMTAVGITENVKGDVKKFEIWYSGREEVYVVQAPTLEVKMAWLNELRRILTNQQKLLRDEAYQHGQMVGHMQLSPPLSESKQQRASVSSEDTESGRSSPDPQPHSPKHQHNRRSWPGAHHSVDICEGLEEWPGGRDAFHPSDTEEEVLVQLSPGRYMALADCLQNGPDSITIKCGDVIQLQCEDNKGRWLVKNLSRRQEGFMAAASLQLIIGDGSRGHSSRLGDSGNLKARKLSSP; this comes from the exons ATGGGCCCGGCCtcactgcaggaggagagcGAGCCGGAGATGGAGAGCTACCACTACCTTCTGCAGGCTGGCTCTCAGCTAGAGAGCACTCTGCAGC AGGTGACTGTCCCTGTAAGCATGAAGGAGGTGGGAGGCTACATAGAGAAACAGGTGGCGTACATGTCAG GGGGCCGTGGGGAAGACTCCAGCGTCATTGTCACCCTCCCAGAATGCTCGGCTTTCAGTGACATTCCAGAGGAAGCGTTAACCAAAGTCTTTACATACCTCACTCTCATCCCTCG AACGAGGCAACCTGGAGTTAAATTTATCATCATTTTAGACCGAAGACTGGATACATGGGCGTCTATCAAAACTGCACTTGCCAGGATAGCA GCTTCCTTTCCTGGGAACCTCCACCTGGTCTTGGTGCTCCGACCCACCAGCTTCTTCCACCGCACTGTTACTGATATTGGCTTTCGCTTCAGCCAAGAGGACTTCATGCTCAAGATGCCA GTGGTGATGCTGAGCTCTGTCACAGACCTGCTGCGCTACATCGATGAGAACCAGCTGACTTCAGAGTTTGGAGGCACTTTGGACTATTGTCACAGTGACTGGATTGTGTTACGAACA GCTATTGAAAGTTTTGCAGTAACAGTCAAAGACATTGCACAGATGCTGCAGGGCTTTGGCACCGAGCTGGCAGAGACGGAGCTGCCCGATGAGGGGAAAACCATCGAGTGTCTCCTGGAGTCTCACACTGACAAATACAGGAAACTCAAA GATGCAATCAGGTCAGTGTCAAAGGAGGGTCGCCATCTTCTGGCAAGCCTGGAGACCTCTGGGAAGGATGATGACTCCCAGTGGGATGTCAGGCTGGACTGGGAGACAGTGCAGAG GCTTCTTGCACAGCTCAGAGACATGGAGTCAGCCTTCGATGGCTTCTTTGAGAAGCATCATCTGAAACTCCATCAGTACCTGCAGTTGCTCAGATATGAGCAAAGCTTTCAGGAG aTGGAGTTGTGTCTGGGGCATCTGATGGCTCAGGAGAGGGAGCTGTCCATATCTGTCCACACTCTGGCTCAAACAGAACAGGCTCTCAAAAGGTTGGACGGTCTGGAGTCAAATGCACAG GAGGTGATGGCTCGAGCTCAGATCATCATCCTGCATGGACACCAGCTGTCAGCCGGCCACCACTACGCCATGGCTCTTATTATGCAGCGCTGCAACGAGCTGCGCCACTACTGTGATACACTGAATGCTGCTCTCAAGACCAAACACTCTCGTCTTCTGCAAACAcaccagctgctgctttgtcttggacag GCCCAAACTTGGTGCGATGATGGAGCATATCTGCTGGCCAATCAGCTAGTAGATAAGTTCCAGTCTAAGGAAGGGGCCCAGGCTGCTTTGAGGGACATTGAGAGGTTCCTGGAGGGGGCGCCGCCTATGCTGAGCTCAGGACCCGACATCCTGGCCATCGAGTACGAGGCTGTCATCACGCCTCAGCTGCAG CCCCAGATAGGGGAAACGTTTGAGAAGCATGCTTCTGTGCAGCAGATGATCCAGAACCGACAGGCTTGTCTAAGGAAGCTGGCTGACAAACATGTGCGACCGGTCCAACTGGTGGCCCCCAGGCCTGAAAACCCACCGCGCTCCAAGTCCCCGCTCTTCTCCCCCAAGCatg GTGATGGTTTGAAGTTCACATTCGACCTCTCTCTACCTGGGAAGAGAGCATCCCGAAAGAGTCCCAACCctagaaaa atcGAGGTGATTCACGACTACCAGGAGAGCCGGAGCTGTGTGTCGTACAGTCTGGATGGAGAGGACAGCCCCGATCTCTTGAAGCG ccATGTGATGAGGGAACtcatagagacagaaagaatcTATGTGGAAGAGCTGCTGTCAGTTCTGCTG GGTTACAGGGCTGAGATGGACAGCCCAGCTCTGTCGGGGCTTCTGCCCCCGATCCTGCGCAGCAAGAGAGACATCCTCTTTGGAAACATGCCGGAGATCTACAATTTTCACAGCAg GGTTTTCCTTCAGGACCTGGAAGGATGCCTGGAGGCTCCTGAAGCTGTGGGAGCTTGTTTTCTGGAGCGG AAAGAGAGTTTCCAAATGTACGAATGCTACTGTCAGAATAAGCCACGCTCGGAGGCGCTGTGGAGACAATTCTCAGACTGTGCCTTCTTTCAG GAGTGTCAAAAAAATCTGGAGCACAAACTGGGCCTGGATTCCTACCTGTTGAAACCAGTCCAACGCCTCACCAAATACCAGCTACTGCTTAAG gaaCTGCTGAAATACAGTACAGATTGCGAGGGGACTTCTGAACTGCAGGGGGCACTAACAGCAATGCTGGACCTGCTCAAATCAGTCAATGACTCCATGCATCAGATAGCCATCACAGGATATGAG GGCGACATTTGCGAGCTGGGCCGCGTGTTGATGCAGGGCTCTTTCAGTGTGTGGATCAGCCATAAGAAAGGTCCCACGCGCATGAAGGAGCTGGCTCGCTTCAAGCCGATGCAGAGACACCTCTTCTTGTACGAGAGAGCTCTGATCTTCTgcaagaggagggaggagcatGGAGACGGCTGTGACAAGACCCCCTCCTACAGCTTCAAGCACTGTCTCAAG ATGACTGCGGTGGGGATCACAGAGAATGTCAAGGGAGATGTGAAGAAGTTTGAGATCTGGTACAGTGGCAGGGAGGAAGTGTATGTGGTTCAG GCTCCTACACTGGAAGTGAAGATGGCCTGGCTCAATGAGCTTCGCAGAATCCTGACAAACCAGCAGAAGCTGCTGAGAG ATGAAGCATACCAACATGGCCAAATGGTTGGACACATGCAGCTGTCTCCACCACTCTCTGAGAG CAAGCAGCAGAGGGCGTCGGTGAGCTCAGAGGACACTGAGTCAGGGAGGAGCAGTCCAGACCCCCAGCCTCACTCCCCTAAACACCAGCACAACCGCAGGA GTTGGCCCGGAGCTCATCACTCGGTAGACATCTGCGAGGGTCTGGAGGAGTGGCCTGGAGGTCGGGACGCCTTCCACCCAtctgacacagaggaggaggttttGGTACAACTG TCTCCAGGCAGATACATGGCTTTGGCTGACTGTCTTCAAAATGGACCAGACAGCATCACCATCAAATGTGGAGACGTCATCCAGCTGCAGTGCGAAGACAACAAAGGACGCTG GCTGGTGAAAAATCTGAGTCGGCGACAGGAGGGCTTCATGGCAGCTGCCAGCCTGCAGCTGATTATAGGAGACGGCAGTCGAGGACACTCCTCCAGACTAGGGG ACTCGGGGAACCTGAAGGCGAGAAAGCTCAGCTCCCCATAG
- the f9a gene encoding coagulation factor IXa yields the protein VRTSELFGMALFSLSFLCFLLLDFQLGYGASGPVFLSSQAADSVLRRHKRYNTGLFEEWLEGNLERECIEEVCDLEEARETFENDQKTMAFWAGYIDGNQCKSSPCLNQGSCKDHLGYYTCTCPSGFTGRNCGIVITKRCDVNNGDCMHFCELMGTFGAKCSCARGYRLMQDGVNCEPDAEFPCGRTALTAVSPAFKRSLLGSQNASLQNTTSLTSSTTTTPPPSTPASTTASFPDRNNSVDNQSRKDLPPWVYSDAEVPNEEPPRANKRIVGGEVVVPGEIPWQVALIARPSGQLFCGGSILSERWVITAAHCMMEAQDSFFIRVGEHNIYFNEGTEQDHEVLEQYVHPRYNASVSLYNHDIALLYLKSPLTFSTTVRPICMGPKAFTEALVKESSPATVSGWGRTRFLGSTAVTLQKVEVPFTDRIECKHSSSARITSFMFCAGYYDEAKDACQGDSGGPHTNSFHDTWFLTGIVSWGEECAKDGKYGVYTRVSLYRRWINHVMGLTKRRLAFDVEDPNP from the exons gtcaggacatCAGAGCTGTTTGGAATGGCactattttctctgtctttcctatgttttctgcttttggaCTTTCAGCTGGGCTACGGAG CCTCCGGCCCAGTGTTCCTGTCCAGTCAGGCAGCCGACAGCGTTCTGCGGAGACACAAGCGCTATAACACCGGTTTGTTTGAGGAGTGGCTGGAAGGCAACTTGGAGAGAGAGTGTATAGAGGAAGTATGTGACCTGGAAGAGGCCAGGGAGACCTTTGAGAATGACCAGAAGACG ATGGCGTTCTGGGCGGGATATATAG ATGGCAATCAGTGTAAATCAAGCCCATGTCTGAACCAGGGGTCATGCAAAGACCACCTTGGCTACTACACCTGCACATGTCCGTCTGGCTTCACTGGCAGGAACTGTGGGATTG TTATTACAAAAAGGTGTGACGTGAACAACGGAGACTGTATGCATTTCTGTGAATTAATGGGAACCTTTGGAGCAAAATGCTCCTGTGCGAGGGGATACAGGCTGATGCAGGACGGGGTTAACTGTGAACCAGATG CTGAATTTCCCTGTGGCAGAACCGCCCTGACAGCGGTTAGTCCAGCATTCAAGAGGTCTCTGCTCGGCAGTCAGAATGCAAGCCTGCAGAACACCACCTCACTgaccagcagcaccaccactaCACCCCCTCCCTCAACTCCAGCCAGTACCACAGCATCTTTTCCAGACAGAAACAACTCTGTAGATAACCAATCCCGAAAGGACTTGCCCCCGTGGGTGTACAGTGATGCTGAGGTCCCCAATGAGGAGCCGCCTAGAGCTAATAAACGCATTGTAGGTGGCGAGGTGGTAGTTCCAGGAGAGATCCCATGGCAG GTGGCCTTGATTGCGCGTCCCAGTGGTCAGTTATTCTGTGGGGGCTCCATACTCAGCGAGCGCTGGGTTATCACCGCTGCTCATTGCATGATGGAGGCACAAGACTCCTTCTTCATCAGAGTGG GGGAGCATAACATCTATTTCAACGAGGGCACAGAGCAGGATCATGAGGTGTTGGAGCAGTATGTGCACCCACGATACAACGCCAGCGTAAGCTTGTACAACCATGACATTGCCCTGCTGTACCTCAAAAGCCCCCTCACCTTCTCCACAACAGTTCGACCCATCTGCATGGGCCCCAAGGCCTTCACTGAGGCCCTGGTGAAGGAGTCTTCTCCGGCCACGGTCAGCGGCTGGGGCCGAACACGCTTCCTTGGATCAACCGCTGTCACTTTGCAGAAGGTGGAGGTTCCCTTCACGGATCGGATAGAGTGTAAGCACAGCAGCAGTGCCAGGATCACTTCCTTCATGTTCTGCGCAGGGTACTATGATGAGGCCAAAGATGCCTGTCAGGGGGACAGCGGAGGTCCTCACACAAACAGTTTTCATGACACGTGGTTCCTGACGGGCATCGTGAGCTGGGGGGAAGAATGTGCAAAAGACGGGAAATATGGTGTGTACACCCGGGTGTCCCTTTATCGTCGCTGGATAAACCATGTTATGGGATTAACTAAACGCAGGCTGGCATTTGATGTGGAAGACCCTAACCCTTAA